The following are from one region of the Hymenobacter sp. YIM 151858-1 genome:
- a CDS encoding 2Fe-2S iron-sulfur cluster-binding protein, with translation MSLEDITEVRVYVEDAPGQRTELVAPTDMGLSLMEVMKASGYDIQATCGGMALCGTCHVEVLAGPELPEPGDDEMAMLESLPIMSNGSRLSCQIRITPRLDGLVVRLMPQNV, from the coding sequence ATGAGCTTGGAAGATATTACGGAAGTACGCGTATACGTTGAGGACGCCCCCGGCCAGCGCACCGAGCTGGTTGCCCCTACCGATATGGGCCTGAGCCTGATGGAGGTGATGAAAGCCTCGGGCTACGACATACAAGCCACCTGCGGCGGCATGGCGCTGTGCGGCACCTGCCACGTGGAGGTGCTGGCCGGCCCCGAGCTGCCCGAGCCCGGCGACGACGAAATGGCCATGCTCGAATCGTTGCCCATCATGTCAAACGGCAGCCGCTTGTCGTGCCAGATTCGCATTACGCCGCGCCTCGATGGCCTGGTGGTGCGCCTGATGCCGCAGAACGTATAG
- a CDS encoding NAD(P)/FAD-dependent oxidoreductase gives MHATISTDICIIGAGPVGLFAVFEAGLLKLRCHVVDALPQVGGQLSEIYPKKPIYDIPGYPEVLAGDLVQNLMRQIEPFHPTFTLGERVESFEKLEDGSFMLTTTDGTEIRCKAIAIAGGLGSFEPRKPAIEELEKYEGGKGVYYMVRDPETFRDQRIVIAGGGDSALDWTIFLANVAKEVTLVHRGTTFRGAADSAEKVKALHEAGKVNLVLSSNVTHVHGQEALEAVTITANDGSTNTITVDSFIPLFGLTPKLGPIGEWGLELEDDAVKVNTLDYSTSVPGVYAIGDINTYPGKLKLILCGFHEAALMAQGAYKYMFPDKKYVLKYTTVNGVPTL, from the coding sequence ATGCACGCTACCATTTCCACTGACATCTGCATCATCGGTGCCGGCCCCGTGGGGCTGTTTGCCGTCTTCGAAGCCGGTTTGCTTAAGCTCCGCTGCCACGTAGTCGACGCCCTGCCGCAAGTAGGCGGCCAGCTGTCGGAAATCTACCCGAAGAAACCCATTTACGACATTCCCGGCTACCCCGAGGTACTGGCCGGCGACCTGGTGCAGAACCTGATGCGCCAGATCGAGCCCTTCCACCCCACCTTCACGCTGGGCGAGCGGGTCGAGTCGTTCGAGAAGCTGGAAGACGGCTCCTTTATGCTCACCACCACCGACGGCACCGAAATCCGCTGCAAAGCCATTGCCATTGCCGGCGGCCTGGGTTCGTTTGAGCCCCGCAAGCCGGCCATCGAGGAGCTCGAGAAGTACGAAGGCGGCAAAGGCGTGTACTACATGGTGCGCGACCCCGAAACCTTCCGCGACCAGCGCATCGTAATTGCCGGCGGCGGCGACTCGGCCCTCGACTGGACCATTTTCCTGGCCAACGTAGCCAAAGAGGTTACTTTGGTGCACCGCGGTACCACTTTCCGCGGCGCCGCCGACTCGGCCGAGAAAGTGAAGGCCCTGCACGAGGCCGGCAAAGTAAACCTGGTGCTGAGCAGCAACGTGACGCACGTGCACGGCCAGGAGGCGCTGGAGGCCGTTACCATCACGGCTAACGACGGCAGCACCAACACCATCACCGTCGACAGCTTTATTCCGCTGTTCGGCCTCACGCCCAAGCTCGGCCCGATTGGCGAGTGGGGCCTGGAGCTCGAAGACGACGCCGTGAAGGTGAACACCCTCGACTACTCTACCTCGGTGCCCGGCGTGTACGCCATCGGCGACATCAATACCTACCCCGGCAAGCTGAAGCTCATTTTGTGCGGCTTCCACGAGGCGGCCCTGATGGCGCAAGGAGCGTACAAATACATGTTCCCCGACAAGAAATACGTGCTGAAGTACACCACCGTAAACGGGGTACCCACGCTGTAA